Proteins encoded within one genomic window of Micromonospora halotolerans:
- a CDS encoding GPW/gp25 family protein produces the protein MIPGRHVGFPLRVGGRGRTALVGDEDYLRGLVEAVLFTRPGERVNRPDFGSGVDRLVFAPAGDEVAHATRALVHGALQRWLGDLVQIDDVRVEAVDAQLRVTVSYVPLVAGAAVGERRTLTVVGGTP, from the coding sequence GTGATCCCCGGCCGGCACGTCGGCTTCCCGCTGCGCGTGGGCGGCCGGGGCCGCACCGCACTGGTCGGCGACGAGGACTATCTGCGCGGCCTGGTCGAGGCCGTCCTGTTCACCCGTCCCGGCGAACGGGTCAACCGGCCCGACTTCGGCAGCGGCGTCGACCGGCTCGTCTTCGCCCCGGCCGGCGACGAGGTGGCGCACGCCACCCGGGCGCTGGTGCACGGCGCCCTGCAACGCTGGCTCGGTGACCTCGTGCAGATCGACGACGTGCGGGTCGAGGCGGTGGACGCCCAGTTGCGGGTGACCGTCAGCTACGTGCCGCTGGTCGCCGGGGCGGCCGTCGGCGAGCGCCGCACCCTCACCGTCGTGGGCGGTACCCCGTGA
- a CDS encoding VOC family protein, whose translation MTLQRMDHVSIVVSDLAAAVAFFVELGMEREGEAPIEGRWVDRVNGIDDVRVDIVMMRTPDGHGKVELTRFRSPAAISAEPSAAPPNTLGLRSIMFAVDDVDDVVARLRPHGGELVGEVVRYEDIYRLCYLRGPEGIIVALAEQLN comes from the coding sequence ATGACGCTTCAGCGGATGGACCACGTCAGCATCGTCGTCAGCGACCTCGCTGCCGCGGTGGCGTTCTTCGTCGAACTCGGCATGGAGCGGGAGGGCGAGGCGCCCATCGAGGGGCGGTGGGTGGACCGGGTCAACGGGATCGACGACGTCCGGGTCGACATCGTCATGATGCGGACCCCGGACGGCCACGGCAAGGTCGAGCTGACGAGGTTCCGCTCGCCGGCGGCGATCAGCGCCGAGCCCTCCGCGGCACCGCCGAACACACTGGGCCTCCGCAGCATCATGTTCGCCGTCGACGACGTCGACGACGTCGTCGCCCGCCTGCGGCCCCACGGCGGCGAACTCGTCGGCGAGGTGGTGCGGTACGAGGACATCTACCGGCTCTGCTACCTCCGGGGCCCGGAGGGCATCATCGTCGCGCTGGCCGAGCAGCTCAACTGA
- a CDS encoding MarR family winged helix-turn-helix transcriptional regulator → MDSGAEAADMPDDGGIKTPDRLSRRASRLLSHLAAQSDRLVAEGLAGADARRWHYAVLASLQEYGPGSQATLSRRTGIYRSDMVGVLNELAERGLVERAPDPDDRRRNVITITAQGRRHLRRLDKVMDDLHEQLLAPLLPAERDQFVQLLTRLLDHHTQQAPRPPVP, encoded by the coding sequence ATGGACAGCGGGGCCGAAGCCGCGGACATGCCCGACGACGGCGGGATCAAGACGCCGGACAGACTGAGCCGGCGCGCCAGCCGGCTGCTGTCACATCTGGCCGCCCAGTCGGATCGGCTGGTCGCCGAAGGGCTGGCCGGAGCCGACGCCCGCAGGTGGCACTACGCCGTGCTCGCCTCGCTGCAGGAGTACGGCCCGGGCAGCCAGGCGACGCTGAGCCGACGCACCGGCATCTACCGCAGCGACATGGTCGGCGTCCTCAACGAACTGGCGGAGCGCGGCCTCGTCGAGCGGGCACCGGATCCCGACGACCGCCGCCGCAACGTCATCACGATCACCGCCCAGGGCCGCCGGCACCTGCGCCGCCTCGACAAGGTCATGGACGACCTCCACGAACAGCTGCTCGCCCCGCTGCTCCCCGCCGAACGCGACCAGTTCGTGCAACTGCTCACCCGCCTGCTGGACCACCACACGCAGCAGGCGCCCCGACCGCCGGTCCCCTGA
- a CDS encoding LysM domain-containing protein, giving the protein MTGRYDFVPVAGTTVSDGAGGLREVRYLRRRPLPDLRDVRAAATHRVTAGDRLDLISHRYLGDATAWWRIADANGALDPEALTGPDAEGELIVIPLPGV; this is encoded by the coding sequence ATGACCGGGCGCTACGACTTTGTACCCGTCGCCGGAACGACCGTGTCCGACGGCGCCGGCGGCCTGCGCGAGGTGCGCTACCTGCGGCGGCGGCCGCTGCCGGACCTGCGCGACGTGCGGGCCGCCGCCACCCACCGGGTGACCGCCGGGGACCGGCTCGACCTGATCAGCCACCGGTACCTGGGCGACGCCACCGCGTGGTGGCGGATCGCCGACGCCAACGGGGCGCTCGACCCGGAGGCGCTGACCGGACCGGACGCCGAGGGCGAGCTGATCGTCATCCCGCTGCCGGGGGTGTGA
- a CDS encoding S8 family peptidase, translating into MSFTRLLAGTAMVTALVATAATPAQAAVNDPLYDKQWGLRQIHAEQAWATSTGAGVVIAVVDTGVDLAHPDLAAKLVPGATFIDCGPASCGNGDWRGPNGVPDAGDEHGTHVAGIAAAATGNGVGVAGVARDAKIMPIKVLEAGSGSFADIAAGIRYAADHGAKVVNLSLGALPGSQALTITGLESAATEAIAYAQAKGVAVIAAAGNETAPLCDTPAWEAGALCVTATDRNEVKAWYSNLGVKADLKAVAAPGGAGLVNCDDDIWSTVPVGAGAATCGQGDYDAYAGTSMATPYVSGVAALLAAQGRSVANVYAVLMSTARTPVVGLRGVYTPLYGWGIVDAQAAVAAPRT; encoded by the coding sequence ATGTCGTTCACCCGGTTACTCGCCGGCACCGCGATGGTCACCGCACTGGTGGCGACCGCGGCGACGCCCGCCCAGGCGGCCGTCAACGATCCGTTGTACGACAAGCAGTGGGGCCTGCGGCAGATCCACGCCGAGCAGGCCTGGGCGACCAGCACGGGAGCGGGCGTCGTCATCGCGGTGGTGGACACCGGCGTCGACCTCGCCCACCCGGACCTGGCCGCCAAGCTCGTCCCCGGCGCGACCTTCATCGACTGCGGCCCGGCCTCGTGCGGCAACGGCGACTGGCGCGGCCCCAACGGCGTGCCCGATGCCGGCGACGAGCACGGCACCCACGTGGCCGGTATCGCCGCCGCGGCCACGGGCAACGGTGTCGGTGTCGCCGGCGTCGCCCGCGACGCGAAGATCATGCCGATCAAGGTGCTGGAGGCGGGCAGCGGCAGCTTCGCCGACATCGCCGCCGGCATCCGCTACGCGGCCGACCACGGCGCCAAGGTGGTCAACCTCAGCCTCGGCGCACTGCCCGGCAGCCAGGCCCTCACCATCACCGGCCTGGAGTCCGCGGCGACCGAGGCGATCGCGTACGCGCAGGCGAAGGGCGTCGCCGTCATCGCGGCCGCCGGCAACGAGACCGCGCCGCTGTGCGACACCCCGGCCTGGGAGGCCGGGGCCCTCTGCGTCACGGCCACCGACCGCAACGAGGTCAAGGCGTGGTACTCGAACCTGGGTGTCAAGGCAGACCTGAAGGCCGTCGCCGCGCCCGGCGGCGCCGGCCTTGTCAACTGCGACGACGACATCTGGTCCACCGTCCCGGTGGGCGCCGGCGCGGCTACCTGCGGGCAGGGCGACTACGACGCCTACGCCGGCACGTCGATGGCCACGCCGTACGTGTCCGGGGTGGCGGCGCTGCTCGCCGCCCAGGGGCGCAGCGTGGCCAACGTGTACGCGGTGCTGATGTCGACCGCCCGAACCCCGGTCGTCGGTCTGCGCGGCGTCTACACGCCGCTCTACGGCTGGGGCATCGTCGACGCCCAGGCCGCCGTGGCCGCCCCGCGCACCTGA
- a CDS encoding putative baseplate assembly protein encodes MTASRLDREARRALVEGESTLDGIDHVEVLSNRPGTPDHVPGAPRQRTLLVHLLRGPVPADLDAGRVRVLGGVRVDPRVNPVRVLWAYPASVVVAGPPPGVTAADRTLVTGAVPAPARGRVLVVRTSSSGDWSSYLLALAGPGGDGFPAGFDEPLSTCPFAFAVDCPDELDCRPDDGCPPVPATTPALDYLARDYAGLRTRLLDRLAVLLPGWTDRNPADPLVTLAELFAYVGDRLTYRQDAIAAEAHLATARLRPSVRRHARLLDYRMHDGCAARTWLAFRTTAPLTLPARTPVAGVEDPLPPDAGVEVAVDAGATVFETLAPVPLRPARNQLDLHAWGDPDACLPAGATTGWLRHPAGADPQLRAGDVLVLAPVDETGTVVGDEARRRAVRLDRDPVTRADPLAPAGTVVRELHWAAEDALTVPLPVARRAADGTAAPAAVALANVALAEHAAALPPRGLLPPQAPADGPYRPRLPTGRHPVAWTDAVVDGRSAAAALRSDPRRALPAVLLDDGSRTWTPVPDLLASGRLDPHVVAEPETTGVLRLRLGDGINGRRPAPGVTLTAWPRIGGGAAGNVGADVLTLLLPTPAWAVPAGVSVGNPLPATGGVDPESVDEVKELAPYAFRTQLRAVTSADHAATAEENPGVQRAVARRRWTGSWYAQEVTLDPVARRAGDPGLAAEVAALLDVRRLAGTDVELAPPAHVPLEIVLGICVADGHLAADVERRLRAELSTRVLPDGRLGFFHPDRLTFGQSLYVSDLVAAVMAVPGVGYVEVADDDATGLRFRRLGRPPAGEVARGRIDAAAREVLRADSDPSNPEYGRVAFHLRGGA; translated from the coding sequence GTGACCGCGTCGCGGCTCGACCGGGAGGCCCGCCGGGCGCTCGTCGAGGGGGAGAGCACCCTCGACGGGATCGACCACGTCGAGGTGCTGTCGAACCGGCCCGGCACCCCGGACCACGTGCCCGGCGCGCCCCGCCAGCGCACCCTCCTCGTGCACCTGCTGCGCGGCCCGGTCCCCGCCGACCTCGACGCCGGCCGGGTCCGCGTCCTCGGTGGGGTGCGGGTCGACCCGCGGGTCAACCCGGTGCGGGTGCTCTGGGCGTACCCGGCGAGCGTCGTGGTGGCCGGGCCGCCGCCGGGGGTGACCGCGGCCGACCGGACGCTGGTGACCGGGGCGGTGCCGGCGCCCGCGCGGGGCCGGGTGCTGGTGGTGCGCACCTCCTCCAGCGGGGACTGGTCCAGCTACTTGCTCGCCCTCGCCGGCCCGGGCGGCGACGGCTTCCCGGCCGGCTTCGACGAGCCGCTGTCCACCTGCCCGTTCGCCTTCGCCGTCGACTGCCCCGACGAGCTGGACTGCCGGCCCGACGACGGCTGCCCGCCGGTGCCCGCCACCACCCCCGCCCTGGACTACCTGGCCCGTGACTACGCCGGCCTGCGCACCCGGCTGCTCGACCGGCTCGCCGTGCTGCTGCCCGGCTGGACCGACCGCAACCCAGCCGACCCGCTGGTCACCCTCGCCGAGCTGTTCGCGTACGTGGGGGACCGGCTCACCTACCGGCAGGACGCGATCGCCGCCGAGGCGCACCTGGCCACCGCGCGGCTGCGTCCGTCGGTGCGCCGGCACGCCCGGCTGCTCGACTACCGGATGCACGACGGCTGCGCCGCCCGGACCTGGCTGGCGTTCCGCACCACCGCGCCGTTGACCCTGCCGGCGCGTACCCCGGTGGCCGGGGTCGAGGACCCGCTGCCGCCGGACGCCGGCGTGGAGGTCGCGGTGGACGCCGGCGCCACCGTCTTCGAGACCCTGGCCCCGGTGCCGCTGCGCCCGGCCCGCAACCAGCTCGACCTGCACGCCTGGGGCGACCCGGACGCCTGCCTGCCGGCCGGCGCGACCACCGGCTGGCTGCGCCACCCGGCCGGCGCCGACCCGCAGCTGCGCGCCGGCGACGTGCTCGTCCTCGCACCGGTCGACGAGACGGGGACCGTGGTGGGCGACGAGGCCCGCCGGCGGGCCGTCCGGCTTGACCGCGACCCGGTCACCCGCGCCGACCCGCTCGCCCCCGCAGGCACGGTCGTCCGCGAGCTGCACTGGGCCGCCGAGGACGCCCTGACGGTACCGCTGCCGGTGGCCCGCCGGGCCGCCGACGGCACCGCCGCACCGGCCGCCGTGGCGCTGGCCAACGTCGCGCTCGCCGAGCACGCCGCCGCGCTGCCCCCGCGCGGGCTGCTGCCGCCGCAGGCCCCCGCCGACGGCCCGTACCGGCCCCGGCTGCCCACCGGGCGACACCCGGTGGCCTGGACCGACGCGGTCGTGGACGGGCGCAGCGCCGCCGCCGCGCTGCGCTCCGATCCGCGCCGCGCGCTGCCCGCCGTGCTGCTCGACGACGGCAGCCGCACCTGGACGCCGGTGCCCGACCTGCTGGCGAGCGGCCGGCTGGACCCGCACGTGGTGGCCGAGCCGGAGACCACCGGCGTGCTGCGGCTGCGCCTCGGCGACGGGATCAACGGCCGCCGGCCGGCGCCCGGCGTCACGCTGACCGCCTGGCCGCGAATCGGCGGCGGCGCCGCCGGGAACGTCGGCGCGGATGTGCTCACCCTTCTGCTGCCCACCCCGGCGTGGGCGGTGCCGGCCGGGGTGAGCGTGGGCAACCCGCTGCCGGCCACCGGCGGGGTCGACCCCGAGTCGGTGGACGAGGTGAAGGAGCTGGCCCCGTACGCGTTCCGCACCCAGCTCCGCGCGGTCACCAGCGCCGACCACGCCGCCACCGCCGAGGAGAACCCGGGCGTGCAGCGCGCGGTGGCGCGGCGCCGCTGGACCGGTTCCTGGTACGCCCAGGAGGTCACCCTCGACCCGGTGGCCCGCCGGGCCGGTGACCCCGGGCTCGCCGCCGAGGTGGCCGCGCTGCTCGACGTGCGCCGGCTGGCCGGCACCGACGTGGAGCTGGCCCCGCCCGCGCACGTCCCGCTGGAGATCGTCCTCGGGATCTGCGTCGCCGACGGCCACCTGGCCGCCGACGTGGAACGCCGGCTGCGCGCCGAACTGTCCACCCGGGTGCTGCCCGACGGCCGGCTCGGCTTCTTCCACCCCGACCGGCTCACCTTCGGCCAGTCCCTGTACGTCTCCGACCTGGTCGCCGCCGTCATGGCGGTGCCCGGCGTCGGCTACGTCGAGGTGGCCGACGACGACGCCACCGGCCTGCGGTTCCGCCGGCTGGGCCGCCCGCCCGCCGGAGAGGTGGCCCGCGGCCGGATCGACGCCGCCGCCCGCGAGGTGCTGCGCGCCGACAGCGACCCGAGCAACCCGGAGTACGGCCGGGTCGCCTTCCACCTGCGCGGTGGCGCGTGA
- a CDS encoding LCP family protein: MSYPITAGPAGPVPPRRSARRPWPRWARWCVAVGTTLMTLSGVALGGSAYLLHAATGEVTQQNLLGAAAAPAEQHRTITGAKNILLVGVDTRANQDPSQLTRADSIILLHIPADHTQAYLVSLPRDSLVTIPAYDNGATPFRGGQNKINAAFAFGSRGLTGSAALSHGFELLALTVRDLTGITPDAGGIIDFQGFKKIVQVLGQVCMYVDETTTSIHVGHDAAGRPAAPYAINPDGTVNHRIPGVTPNVYTKGQHCLDPAQALDFVRQRDLLANHDFDYGRQRHQQQFVKAVLAQVVSKGLDSPTKLPGLLSAVGRTMTVDDGGIPLADWAFAMRGVKPDAITTLKTNGGTFNSRTVPGVGSAEILNPTSMQLLHAVRDDTVAAFVATHPTWVADSGPASPAH; the protein is encoded by the coding sequence GTGTCGTACCCCATCACCGCCGGACCGGCCGGTCCGGTCCCGCCGCGCCGGTCCGCGCGGCGGCCGTGGCCGCGGTGGGCCCGGTGGTGCGTGGCGGTCGGCACCACCCTCATGACGCTGAGCGGCGTGGCGCTGGGCGGCAGCGCCTACCTGCTGCACGCGGCGACCGGCGAGGTCACCCAGCAGAACCTCCTGGGTGCCGCCGCCGCGCCCGCCGAGCAGCACCGGACGATCACCGGGGCCAAGAACATCCTGCTCGTCGGCGTCGACACCCGCGCCAACCAGGACCCGAGCCAGCTCACCCGCGCGGACTCGATCATCCTGCTGCACATCCCGGCCGACCACACCCAGGCGTACCTGGTCTCGCTGCCCCGGGACTCGCTGGTCACCATCCCCGCCTACGACAACGGGGCCACGCCGTTCCGCGGCGGGCAGAACAAGATCAACGCGGCCTTCGCGTTCGGCAGCCGGGGGCTGACCGGCTCCGCGGCGCTCTCGCACGGCTTCGAACTGCTGGCGCTGACCGTCCGCGACCTGACCGGCATCACCCCCGACGCCGGCGGGATCATCGACTTCCAGGGCTTCAAGAAGATCGTCCAGGTTCTCGGCCAGGTCTGCATGTACGTCGACGAGACCACCACCTCGATCCACGTCGGGCACGACGCCGCCGGCAGGCCCGCCGCGCCGTACGCGATCAACCCGGACGGCACGGTCAACCACCGCATCCCCGGCGTCACCCCGAACGTCTACACCAAGGGCCAGCACTGCCTCGACCCGGCGCAGGCGCTGGACTTCGTCCGGCAGCGGGACCTGCTGGCCAACCACGACTTCGACTACGGCCGGCAGCGCCACCAGCAGCAGTTCGTCAAGGCCGTGCTCGCCCAGGTGGTCAGTAAGGGGCTGGACTCGCCGACGAAGCTGCCCGGGCTGCTGTCGGCGGTCGGCCGCACCATGACCGTGGACGACGGCGGCATCCCGCTCGCCGACTGGGCCTTCGCCATGCGCGGTGTCAAGCCCGACGCGATCACCACGCTCAAGACCAACGGCGGCACCTTCAACAGCCGTACCGTGCCGGGCGTCGGCAGCGCCGAGATCCTCAACCCCACCAGCATGCAGCTGCTCCACGCGGTACGCGACGACACGGTCGCCGCGTTCGTCGCGACCCACCCGACCTGGGTGGCCGACTCCGGCCCGGCGTCCCCGGCGCACTAG
- a CDS encoding ASCH domain-containing protein: MGHDGLPTLELAFPGPERDRGVAAILSGQKTTLTGLLEIYEHVGEAVPMTGQRFSVLDSDGRPAVTIELVDVRVVPMKEIDDDFARAEGRGYSDVAQWRTAHEEFFRSNGVSEFLGHTPVIDDETLVVAERFRVVEPDGLRGP; this comes from the coding sequence ATGGGACATGACGGCCTTCCGACCCTTGAACTCGCCTTCCCCGGACCGGAGCGTGACCGCGGTGTGGCGGCGATCCTGAGCGGTCAGAAGACCACGCTCACGGGCCTCCTGGAGATCTACGAGCACGTCGGGGAAGCAGTACCAATGACCGGTCAGCGATTCTCAGTGCTTGATTCCGATGGTCGTCCGGCCGTCACGATCGAGCTCGTCGACGTACGCGTCGTTCCTATGAAGGAGATCGACGACGACTTCGCGCGAGCCGAGGGACGCGGCTACTCCGACGTGGCACAGTGGCGGACAGCCCACGAAGAGTTCTTCCGGAGCAATGGCGTCAGCGAGTTCCTGGGTCACACCCCGGTCATTGACGATGAGACTCTCGTCGTAGCCGAACGCTTTCGAGTGGTCGAGCCCGACGGCCTGCGTGGCCCCTGA
- a CDS encoding TetR/AcrR family transcriptional regulator, translating to MTPATDRPLRADARRNRARVLEAAEVVFAAKGVSASTEDVARAAGVGVGTVFRHFPTKEALLEALYRGRLQRMAEAARATADAEDPGEAFFSLLADAVEHSATKIAVADALTKAGVDVHRASAEESRELTEALTALLLRAQRVGAVRPDLALPDLMAVLVGASRAAEHATSDESRSRVVGLVLDGLKASRSG from the coding sequence GTGACGCCAGCGACCGATCGGCCGCTGCGGGCAGACGCGCGGCGCAACCGCGCGAGGGTGCTCGAGGCAGCCGAGGTCGTTTTCGCAGCCAAGGGTGTCTCGGCATCGACCGAGGACGTCGCTCGTGCCGCCGGCGTCGGCGTGGGCACCGTGTTCCGACACTTCCCCACCAAGGAGGCCTTGCTCGAGGCCCTGTATCGAGGCCGGCTGCAGCGGATGGCCGAAGCCGCTCGCGCAACAGCCGACGCGGAGGATCCGGGTGAAGCCTTCTTCAGCCTTCTCGCGGATGCCGTGGAGCATTCCGCCACGAAGATCGCCGTCGCTGATGCGCTGACCAAGGCTGGAGTCGACGTCCACAGAGCTTCGGCGGAGGAGTCCCGCGAGCTCACCGAGGCGCTCACGGCCTTGCTCCTTCGGGCCCAACGGGTCGGCGCCGTACGTCCCGATCTCGCGTTGCCCGACCTCATGGCGGTGCTGGTTGGAGCATCTCGCGCTGCGGAGCACGCAACCTCTGACGAAAGTCGGTCCCGCGTCGTCGGGCTGGTCCTCGATGGACTGAAAGCGTCACGATCGGGATGA
- a CDS encoding MarR family winged helix-turn-helix transcriptional regulator produces MTTTAQAFGTALIGQTEKALNAILDRQLVGTGITEPQWVTLTLTVLSGGAVDRAELIRRVGAATQFSQAAVAERITELTAAGFLRDGGDGRIQVTDEGQARWTRVHTTIGPITQELWGDLPAEDLAAAGRVLGIVLDRANAVLAGR; encoded by the coding sequence GTGACGACCACAGCTCAGGCCTTCGGTACCGCGCTCATCGGCCAGACCGAGAAGGCGCTCAACGCGATCCTGGACCGGCAGCTCGTCGGGACCGGCATCACCGAACCCCAGTGGGTGACCCTCACGCTGACCGTGCTCAGCGGTGGGGCCGTCGACCGGGCCGAGCTCATCCGCCGGGTCGGCGCCGCCACACAGTTCAGCCAGGCTGCGGTGGCCGAACGCATCACCGAACTCACCGCCGCGGGGTTCCTGCGCGACGGCGGCGACGGCCGCATCCAGGTCACCGACGAAGGGCAGGCGCGCTGGACGCGGGTCCACACCACGATCGGCCCGATCACCCAGGAACTGTGGGGCGACCTGCCGGCCGAGGACCTGGCCGCCGCGGGCCGAGTCCTGGGCATCGTCCTGGACCGGGCCAACGCGGTGCTGGCCGGCCGCTAA
- a CDS encoding phage baseplate assembly protein V — protein sequence MRQFFGVYRGKVEQNVDPMLRGRVQVSVPKVLGDGRLAWAEPCVPYAGNGVGGFNLPPVGAAAWVAFEGGNPDYPVLLGCYWQLGESPAPGLPQQRVFQSDSVSVTVSDLPMVGGLTIEVGPPAVLIPLKVVLGPGGIELSTGATKVVLDGVRVSVNDGALEVM from the coding sequence ATGAGGCAGTTCTTCGGCGTCTACCGGGGCAAGGTCGAGCAGAACGTGGACCCGATGCTGCGCGGACGGGTGCAGGTCTCCGTCCCGAAGGTGCTCGGCGACGGCCGGCTGGCCTGGGCCGAGCCCTGCGTGCCCTACGCCGGCAACGGCGTCGGCGGCTTCAACCTGCCGCCGGTGGGCGCCGCCGCGTGGGTGGCGTTCGAGGGCGGCAACCCCGACTACCCGGTCCTGCTGGGCTGCTACTGGCAGCTCGGCGAGTCGCCCGCGCCCGGGCTGCCGCAGCAGCGGGTGTTCCAGTCCGACTCGGTCAGCGTCACGGTCAGCGACCTGCCCATGGTGGGCGGCCTGACCATCGAGGTCGGCCCGCCGGCCGTGCTGATCCCGCTCAAGGTGGTGCTCGGCCCCGGCGGCATCGAGCTGTCCACCGGGGCCACCAAGGTCGTCCTCGACGGCGTGCGGGTCTCGGTCAACGACGGCGCGCTGGAGGTGATGTGA
- a CDS encoding nuclear transport factor 2 family protein, whose product MSRETLIADRIEITDLFTRFALLLDEKRWEDADTVFTDDVAVHSPRGGELRGIDKVVGFMRQSEVEGQHTQHTTTDLLVDIDGDQAAVTANSLVYYYRDGQAPHFTGGLRTAGTVVRTPAGWRIREQRITPAWTREN is encoded by the coding sequence ATGTCCAGAGAGACGCTGATCGCCGACCGCATCGAGATCACCGACCTGTTCACCCGCTTCGCGCTCCTGCTCGACGAGAAGCGGTGGGAGGACGCCGACACCGTCTTCACCGACGACGTCGCGGTGCACTCGCCCCGCGGAGGCGAACTCCGCGGCATCGACAAGGTCGTCGGCTTCATGCGACAGAGCGAGGTCGAGGGGCAGCACACCCAGCACACGACCACCGACCTGCTGGTGGACATCGACGGCGACCAGGCCGCCGTCACGGCGAACTCACTGGTGTACTACTACCGCGACGGCCAAGCACCCCACTTCACCGGCGGCCTGCGAACGGCCGGCACCGTGGTACGCACGCCGGCGGGCTGGCGAATCCGCGAACAGCGGATCACGCCCGCCTGGACCCGTGAGAACTGA
- a CDS encoding nuclear transport factor 2 family protein: MPDPASPRDVFDRLLAGINQARWSDLPALYAEDATVDQPFAAPRRLRLNGRAEVGAHFEAAARAPFELRALNVVVHEAKDPEVILAEFDYHLRNVATGREETVANVQVLRVRDGLIVASRDYHDHLRLAAAAGQAQHLAAALD; this comes from the coding sequence ATGCCCGACCCAGCCAGCCCGCGAGACGTCTTCGACCGGCTTCTCGCCGGGATCAACCAGGCCCGATGGAGCGACCTGCCCGCCCTGTATGCGGAAGACGCCACAGTCGATCAGCCCTTCGCTGCGCCGCGGCGTCTCCGCCTCAATGGCCGCGCCGAGGTCGGGGCGCACTTCGAGGCAGCCGCGCGGGCGCCGTTCGAACTGAGGGCTCTCAACGTCGTCGTACACGAGGCCAAGGATCCTGAGGTGATTCTCGCCGAGTTCGACTACCACCTACGAAACGTGGCGACCGGACGCGAAGAGACCGTGGCCAACGTCCAGGTCCTGCGGGTACGTGATGGCCTCATCGTCGCCTCGCGCGACTATCACGACCACCTTCGGCTTGCCGCGGCAGCCGGACAGGCACAGCACCTCGCCGCCGCGCTCGACTGA
- a CDS encoding PPOX class F420-dependent oxidoreductase, which yields MAQRMSDDQWRAFVTSGTRTGKLATVRADGSPHVAPIWFVLDGDDLVFNTGRGSVKGRNLVRDPRAALTVDEEHAPYAFVTLRGPVTISEDPAESLPWSTRIAARYMGADRAEEYGRRNAVPGELLVRLHAEHVVAFSGIAD from the coding sequence ATGGCGCAGCGGATGAGCGACGACCAGTGGCGGGCCTTCGTCACCTCCGGCACCCGGACCGGGAAGCTCGCCACCGTGCGGGCCGACGGCTCCCCGCACGTGGCCCCGATCTGGTTCGTGCTCGACGGCGACGACCTCGTCTTCAACACCGGCCGCGGCAGCGTGAAGGGGCGCAACCTGGTCCGCGACCCGCGGGCGGCGCTGACCGTGGACGAGGAGCACGCGCCGTACGCGTTCGTGACCCTCCGGGGCCCGGTGACGATCAGCGAGGACCCGGCCGAGTCGCTGCCCTGGTCCACCCGGATCGCCGCCCGCTACATGGGCGCCGACCGCGCCGAGGAGTACGGCCGGCGCAACGCCGTGCCCGGCGAGCTGCTGGTCCGGCTGCACGCCGAGCACGTGGTCGCGTTCAGCGGCATCGCGGACTGA